The following are from one region of the Bradyrhizobium sediminis genome:
- a CDS encoding ketopantoate reductase family protein — MARNILILGASYGSLLATKLLMAGHNVTLVCRAKTAELINRDGTEVRIKLRDEAVHRAIFSRDLPGKLDATTPADVDLSRYDLVGLAMQEPQYTNHTIRVLMIKIAEAKLPCLSIMNMPPLPYLKRIPALAEMQLEEAYTNAQVWERFKPGLVTLCSPDPQAFRPPEEAANVLHVGLPTNFKAAAFADEKHNLLLRELEADIDAVKLDGHDVPVKLKVFDSLFVPLAKWSMLLTGNYRCITLHEPRPIRDAVHGDLKLSQSIYDHVDAIARRLGADPADQVPFAKYAKAAESLLKPSSAARAVAAGAPFIERVDLLVKLISHQLGMPNAEIDRTVEIVDQKLNEKIVAGGSGLA; from the coding sequence ATGGCGCGCAACATTCTGATCCTTGGAGCCTCGTATGGCTCATTGCTGGCGACAAAGCTGCTGATGGCGGGTCACAACGTGACCCTGGTCTGCCGGGCAAAGACTGCGGAACTGATCAACCGCGACGGTACCGAAGTTCGCATCAAGCTGCGTGACGAGGCGGTGCACCGCGCGATCTTCTCGCGCGACCTGCCCGGGAAGCTGGACGCGACCACGCCCGCCGACGTCGACCTCTCCCGTTATGATCTGGTCGGTCTTGCGATGCAGGAACCGCAATACACCAACCATACGATCAGGGTTCTGATGATCAAGATCGCCGAGGCGAAGCTGCCTTGTCTTTCGATCATGAACATGCCGCCGTTACCCTATCTCAAGCGAATCCCGGCACTGGCGGAAATGCAGCTCGAGGAGGCCTATACCAATGCGCAAGTCTGGGAACGGTTCAAACCGGGACTGGTGACGCTGTGCTCGCCCGATCCGCAGGCCTTCCGTCCGCCGGAAGAGGCGGCGAACGTCCTTCATGTCGGCCTGCCGACAAACTTCAAGGCAGCGGCATTTGCGGACGAGAAACATAACCTGCTGCTTCGGGAGCTCGAAGCGGACATCGACGCGGTGAAGCTGGATGGCCACGACGTTCCGGTGAAGCTCAAGGTGTTCGATTCGCTGTTCGTCCCCCTGGCGAAATGGTCGATGCTGCTGACCGGGAATTACCGCTGCATCACGCTGCACGAGCCGCGGCCGATCCGCGACGCCGTGCACGGCGATTTGAAGCTCTCGCAGTCGATCTACGACCACGTCGACGCCATCGCCCGGCGTCTCGGAGCCGACCCTGCCGATCAGGTGCCGTTCGCAAAATACGCCAAAGCGGCGGAAAGCCTTCTCAAGCCCTCATCGGCGGCCCGGGCCGTCGCCGCCGGAGCGCCCTTCATTGAGCGGGTCGACCTCTTGGTGAAGTTGATCTCGCATCAGCTCGGCATGCCCAACGCCGAGATCGATCGCACGGTCGAGATCGTCGACCAGAAACTGAACGAGAAGATCGTGGCGGGCGGTTCCGGGTTGGCGTGA
- a CDS encoding linear amide C-N hydrolase: MKSSALSCVFATSLAAVIATAPSLSLACTRLVYLGAKSQVITARSMDWRFEMPTSLWVFPRGMARSGEVGPNSLQWKSRYGSVVASSYEVSTSDGMNEAGLVANVLWLAESEYPKFDSSKPGLSIAAWAQYVLDNFATVREAVEILEKNPFTIVTDNVPGQKLLATLHLSISDATGDSAIVEYINGKPVIHHDRKYQVMTNSPIFEQQLALNEYWKEIGGTVMLPGTNRAADRFARASFYVNAIPKDENPDRALASVFSVIRNVSVPFGISTPDQPNISSTRWRTVADHQRKLYFFESVLTPNTFWVDLKAIDFSPEKGKVKKLDLGPQQSRTFSGDATVNFQEAEPFKFLGLPM; the protein is encoded by the coding sequence ATGAAAAGTTCCGCTCTGTCGTGCGTTTTCGCAACCAGTCTGGCGGCAGTGATCGCCACCGCACCTTCGCTCTCGCTTGCCTGTACGCGGCTGGTATATCTCGGCGCCAAGAGTCAGGTCATCACTGCGCGCTCGATGGATTGGCGATTTGAGATGCCCACCAGTCTCTGGGTTTTCCCGAGAGGCATGGCGCGCAGCGGAGAGGTCGGGCCGAACTCGCTGCAGTGGAAATCCAGATATGGCAGCGTAGTTGCTTCCTCTTATGAGGTTTCGACGTCGGACGGCATGAACGAGGCGGGACTTGTCGCCAACGTCCTCTGGCTCGCGGAATCCGAGTATCCAAAGTTCGACTCCAGCAAGCCGGGCCTGTCCATCGCCGCCTGGGCGCAATATGTGCTCGACAATTTCGCGACCGTTCGGGAGGCGGTCGAGATACTTGAGAAGAATCCTTTCACGATCGTCACGGACAACGTACCCGGGCAGAAGTTGCTCGCCACGCTTCACCTGTCGATCTCGGATGCCACGGGTGACAGCGCGATCGTCGAATACATCAACGGCAAACCGGTCATCCATCACGACCGGAAGTACCAGGTGATGACCAATTCCCCCATCTTTGAACAGCAATTGGCGCTGAACGAATACTGGAAGGAGATCGGCGGCACGGTGATGCTGCCGGGCACGAACCGCGCCGCGGACCGGTTCGCGCGGGCATCCTTCTACGTCAACGCAATCCCGAAAGATGAAAATCCCGACCGCGCCTTGGCCAGCGTCTTCAGCGTGATCCGCAACGTGTCTGTGCCATTCGGCATTTCGACGCCGGACCAGCCGAATATTTCCTCGACGCGGTGGCGCACCGTCGCCGACCATCAGCGCAAGCTCTACTTCTTTGAATCCGTCCTGACCCCGAACACATTCTGGGTTGATCTCAAGGCGATCGACTTCTCACCTGAGAAGGGAAAGGTGAAGAAGCTCGATCTGGGACCTCAACAGTCGCGCACCTTTTCCGGCGATGCGACGGTGAATTTTCAGGAGGCTGAACCGTTCAAGTTCCTGGGTCTGCCGATGTGA
- a CDS encoding dihydrofolate reductase family protein, with translation MAKIVFGMNQSLDGYVDHDHAEFRPDPALFRHFVGQVRALAGSVYGRRIYEVMRYWDDDQPEWDSDERDFATAWRSQPKWVVSRSLKSVGPNATLVGDDLEAVIRKLKAERAGEIDVAGPELARSLSDLGLIDEYRLYLHPIVLGRGKPFFAGPRPPLRLVASDRIGEEVIRLTYVPA, from the coding sequence ATGGCAAAAATCGTATTTGGAATGAACCAGTCGCTGGACGGCTATGTCGACCACGACCACGCCGAATTCAGGCCGGACCCCGCCCTGTTTCGTCACTTCGTCGGGCAAGTGCGCGCCCTCGCGGGCAGCGTGTACGGTCGCCGCATCTACGAGGTGATGCGCTATTGGGACGACGACCAGCCCGAGTGGGACTCCGATGAACGCGATTTTGCGACGGCCTGGCGGAGCCAGCCGAAGTGGGTGGTGTCGCGCTCCCTTAAGTCAGTCGGCCCCAACGCCACGCTGGTCGGGGATGACCTCGAGGCGGTGATACGGAAGCTGAAGGCCGAGCGCGCAGGCGAGATCGACGTCGCCGGACCGGAGCTGGCGCGAAGCCTGAGCGATCTTGGCCTGATCGACGAGTATCGCCTCTACCTCCACCCGATCGTGTTGGGTCGCGGCAAGCCGTTCTTCGCCGGCCCCCGGCCGCCGCTCCGCCTGGTGGCCAGCGATCGAATTGGCGAGGAGGTGATCAGGTTGACGTACGTTCCTGCTTGA